The Helianthus annuus cultivar XRQ/B chromosome 16, HanXRQr2.0-SUNRISE, whole genome shotgun sequence genome includes a window with the following:
- the LOC110915010 gene encoding siroheme synthase, with amino-acid sequence MALITKLPSSSPLTQFKTPQISPPNPTFIRFTTSCSASPFTEKHSVERYQRDSWVFNNEFNQNPCEKQSNFSTRDYEIALQLPELKKLLQVLREKRGESGDGEGGKGGVGNVFLVGTGPGDPDLLTLKALKVIQKADLLLYDRLVSNDVLDLVGPDARLLYVGKTAGYHSRTQEEIHELLLSFAEVGANVVRLKGGDPLVFGRGGEEMDFLQQKGIQVKVIPGITAASGIAAELGVPLTHRGIANSVRFLTGHSRKGGADPLFVAENAADPDSTLVVYMGLSTLPALVSKLIHHGLPPDTPAAAVERGTTPQQRIALAELKDLPDKITSEQFVSPTLIFIGKVVALSPLWPQSCTSESSCLIPLV; translated from the exons ATGGCTCTCATCACTAAGCTCCCATCATCTTCACCACTAACCCAATTCAAAACCCCCCAAATCTCCCCACCAAACCCTACTTTCATCCGTTTTACTACATCTTGTTCTGCTTCACCTTTCACTGAAAAGCATTCAGTTGAAAGATACCAACGTGACAGTTGGGTGTTCAACAACGAATTTAACCAAAACCCATGTGAAAAGCAGTCGAATTTCTCCACTAGAGACTACGAAATTGCCCTTCAGCTTCCTGAACTGAAgaaactgttgcaggttttgagggAGAAGAGAGGGGAAAGTGGGGATGGGGAGGGGGGTAAAGGGGGTGTTGGGAATGTGTTTTTGGTGGGTACGGGTCCGGGTGACCCGGATTTGTTGACTTTGAAGGCGTTGAAGGTGATCCAGAAGGCGGATTTGTTGTTGTATGATAGATTGGTGTCTAATGATGTGTTGGATTTGGTGGGTCCGGATGCTAGGTTGCTTTATGTTGGGAAGACTGCTGGGTACCATAGCAGAACACAG GAGGAGATTCATGAGTTGCTTTTGAGTTTTGCTGAAGTGGGGGCAAATGTTGTGAGGCTTAAAGGAGGGGACCCGTTG GTGTTTGGAAGAGGTGGTGAGGAGATGGATTTTCTTCAACAAAAAGGCATTCAAGTTAAAGTTATTCCAG GCATAACTGCTGCCTCCGGGATAGCAGCAGAATTGGGTGTTCCATTAACACACAGGGGAATAGCAAACAGCGTCCGGTTTCTAACCGGCCACTCAAGAAAAGGCGGGGCCGATCCTCTTTTCGTAGCAGAGAATGCAGCCGATCCTGATTCAACCTTAGTTGTTTACATGGGGTTATCTACTCTCCCTGCACTCGTTTCAAAGTTAATCCACCATGGTTTACCACCCGACACACCAGCAGCTGCAGTTGAGCGGGGGACCACACCACAACAACGCATT GCGTTAGCAGAGTTGAAGGATCTACCTGATAAAATTACATCAGAACAATTCGTATCACCGACTCTGATCTTCATTGGAAAAGTAGTTGCGCTTTCACCGTTGTGGCCGCAATCCTGTACAAGCGAGTCGTCATGTCTAATTCCACTTGTATGA
- the LOC110915729 gene encoding O-fucosyltransferase 20, whose translation MAISKCVNNKKHQHHHQCYISVPSEIINSLSSNSLHSLLLSPKKASKTATFSRSKLFKNPKTWFLFLFVSGFLFMMKLWYNFDPFNPNPCGIVPQKVSLSLIPNGVLKSLNKDEEKDEELKGFWKQPDGLGYRPCLDFSSEYKKQSVEILKDRTKYLVVVVSGGMNQQRNQIVDAVVIARILGAALVVPILQVNVIWGDESEFSDIFDVEHFKEALADDVRIISSLPSNHLMSRPVEEKHTPLHVSPQWIRARYLKRMKREGVLLLRGLDSRLSKDLPSDLQKLRCKVAFHALRFAPPIRELGNKLTERMRSKGPYLALHLRMEKDVWVRTGCLPGLSPEYDEIIHNERKRRPELLTSRSNMTYHDRKLAGLCPLTALEVTRLLKALGVPKNGRIFWAGGSPLGGSKVLSPLMTEFPHFYNKEDLALAGELEPFAKKASIMAAIDYIVSENSDVFMASHGGNMGHAIQGYRAYSGHKKTITPNKRQMLSHFLNTSLHEDEFNRIILALHRDSMGQPEIRTSKAGRDVTKFPIPECMRNDSSF comes from the exons ATGGCCATTTCAAAGTGTGTAAACAACAAGaaacaccaacaccaccaccaatgTTACATATCTGTACCTTCAGAGATCATCAACTCTCTCTCATCTAACTCACTCCACTCTCTTCTTCTCTCTCCCAAAAAAGCTTCAAAGACTGCAACTTTTTCAAGATCAAAGCTTTTCAAGAACCCCAAAACATGGTTTTTGTTCCTTTTTGTTTCTGGGTTTCTGTTTATGATGAAGTTGTGGTACAATTTTGACCCTTTTAACCCAAACCCATGTGGGATTGTCCCCCAAAAGGTGAGTTTAAGCTTGATTCCAAATGGGGTTTTAAAATCTTTGaataaagatgaagaaaaagatgaagagTTGAAGGGGTTTTGGAAACAGCCTGATGGGCTTGGGTATAGGCCTTGTTTGGATTTTAGTAGTGAGTATAAGAAACAAAGTGttgagattttgaaagatagaacaAAGTATTTGGTGGTGGTTGTTTCTGGTGGTATGAATCAACAAAGAAACCAGATTGTTGATGCTGTTGTGATTGCTAGAATCCTTGGTGCTGCTCTTGTTGTTCCAATCTTGCAAGTTAATGTTATTTGGGGTGATGAAAG TGAATTTTCAGATATATTTGATGTAGAACACTTCAAGGAAGCTCTAGCAGATGATGTCAGGATCATCTCATCATTACCATCTAACCATTTGATGTCAAGACCAGTGGAAGAGAAGCACACTCCCCTTCATGTTTCCCCTCAATGGATTCGAGCTCGATACCTCAAAAGG ATGAAAAGGGAAGGCGTTTTGTTGTTACGTGGGTTAGACTCGAGGCTGTCGAAGGATCTTCCTTCTGATCTCCAAAAGCTAAGATGCAAG GTTGCGTTTCACGCTTTGCGATTTGCACCACCGATTCGTGAGCTAGGAAACAAGCTCACCGAGAGAATGAGGAGCAAAGGGCCTTATCTTGCTCTTCATCTTAGAATGGAGAAAGACGTATGGGTCAGAACGGGCTGTCTTCCGGGCTTGAGCCCGGAGTATGATGAAATAATCCACAATGAACGAAAACGTCGACCCGAGCTTTTaacttcaagatcaaacatgactTACCATGACCGAAAACTTGCTGGTCTTTGCCCCTTAACCGCCTTGGAGGTCACGCG GCTCTTGAAAGCTCTTGGAGTACCGAAAAACGGGCGGATCTTTTGGGCGGGTGGGAGCCCGTTAGGTGGTTCAAAAGTATTATCACCGTTAATGACCGAATTTCCTCATTTCTACAACAAAGAAGACTTAGCATTAGCCGGAGAGCTAGAACCGTTTGCAAAAAAAGCATCCATCATGGCGGCCATCGACTACATTGTGTCTGAAAACAGTGATGTGTTCATGGCATCTCATGGTGGGAACATGGGCCATGCGATCCAAGGGTATCGGGCGTATTCGGGCCATAAAAAGACGATTACGCCCAACAAACGACAAATGCTATCTCATTTTCTTAACACTTCTCTTCACGAAGACGAATTCAATAGAATCATACTGGCTTTACATCGGGACTCGATGGGGCAGCCCGAGATTAGAACTAGCAAAGCAGGACGCGATGTTACAAAGTTTCCGATCCCCGAGTGTATGCGCAATGATTCGTCTTTCTGA